Part of the Bacillota bacterium genome, ATTGAAGTGGTCGACCGTCCCGCGGCCGCTGTTGCCCAGCACACCGCTTGCGTGAGCATCGTCTACCATGACGATGGCGCCGAACTCCCTGGCCGTCCGGACGATGTCGGGCAGCGGGGCGATGTCGCCGTCCATGCTGAAGACGCCGTCGGTCACCACCAGGATCCGCCGCGCCTTGGGCTTCACCTCTTCCAGGAGGCGGCGCATGGCCTGCACGTCCCGGTGGGGAAAGATCCGGATCTCCGCGCGGGAGAGCCGGCAGCCGTCGATGATGCTGGCGTGGTTGAGTTCGTCGCTGACGATGACGTCCTCCCGGCCCAGAATGGCGGCCACGGTCCCGGCGTTCGCCGTGAACCCGGACTGGAAGACCAGCGCCGCCTCCGTCTTCTTGAACGCCGCGATGCGCCGTTCCAGTTCCTCGTGCATTCGAAGCGTGCCCACGATGGGCCGCACCGCCCCCGAACCCACCCCCCACTCCCGCACCGCCTTTTCCGCCGCCTCTTTCAGATAGGGGTGGGTGGCAAGGCCCAAATAGTTGTTGGAAGAGAGGTTGACGACCCGCCGCCCGTCGATGACCGCCACGGCTCCCTGCGGGCTGTCCAGCACCCTGGGGTAGCGGAAGAGCCCCCGCGAGCGCAGGTCCGCCAGTTCTTCCTCCAGGTAGGCCAGCGCCGAAGTGGCAGCGTCCGGCATGGATCTCACGCCCCTCGTACTCCCGGCGCCGCGTTCACGGCTCCGGGATCTCCAGGATGATCTTGCCGCACTGGGCTTCTTTGAGCAGTTCGAAGGCCTGGCCGAACTCGGTCAGCCCAAAGCGGTGGGTGATGATGGGCCGAACGTCGAGGCCCCCGCGC contains:
- a CDS encoding glycine C-acetyltransferase, with amino-acid sequence MPDAATSALAYLEEELADLRSRGLFRYPRVLDSPQGAVAVIDGRRVVNLSSNNYLGLATHPYLKEAAEKAVREWGVGSGAVRPIVGTLRMHEELERRIAAFKKTEAALVFQSGFTANAGTVAAILGREDVIVSDELNHASIIDGCRLSRAEIRIFPHRDVQAMRRLLEEVKPKARRILVVTDGVFSMDGDIAPLPDIVRTAREFGAIVMVDDAHASGVLGNSGRGTVDHFNLHGQVDVQVGTLSKAIGVLGGYVAGSRTLIDYLIVRARPYLFSTSHPPAVTAACIAAFELLEREPERIERLWENTRYFKAGLKRLGYDTGISETPITPVIVGQEEKAMQLSDALFELGVFAQGIVYPTVPKGKARVRTIVTAEHTKGDLDRALDAFEKAGRRLGLIAA